Proteins co-encoded in one Luteolibacter sp. Y139 genomic window:
- a CDS encoding tyrosine-type recombinase/integrase, with translation MPYLVRRTGSPFWFAGFDVTMPDGSVRRLKKSTKRRKRSEAMEEAVRMEATERKAALGGSDIAGKAFSALSEAADAAARGELSEARAREIIAKMAEASTGEALRFYTVRSWAADWLSSKTTGTKEATGRRYKTSIDAFLSFIATKADGRLEGLTKADVRGFRDSLRTGRSAATVNFYMADVSGMLRAAVREGLLLASPAAALGKLPEDDSLERETFTIAEVGRLVEAAGGQEWQDKVYSRSRDMEKAAARSRDWQGLILAGFYTGARLGDCAGLTWSNVDLASGVLSFMPAKTSRKKKKLQIPLHPRLKTYLLEIKPEIAKGPVFPCLHSRSVAGKTGLSGHFGAIAEAAGVDRRTVREATKDKKGKVVQRSVQARTFHSLRHSLTSQLANADVPEEIRMRITGHKSKETHQGYTAIERQTLARAVEKLPTI, from the coding sequence ATGCCCTACCTAGTCCGACGCACGGGTTCCCCTTTCTGGTTCGCAGGCTTTGACGTTACGATGCCGGACGGATCGGTGCGCCGCCTCAAGAAATCCACCAAGCGACGGAAGCGGAGCGAGGCAATGGAAGAAGCGGTTCGCATGGAGGCGACAGAGCGAAAGGCCGCGCTAGGAGGTAGCGACATCGCGGGAAAGGCGTTCAGCGCACTGTCTGAAGCAGCCGACGCGGCAGCCCGTGGCGAGCTGTCCGAAGCACGAGCACGGGAGATCATCGCCAAGATGGCCGAAGCAAGCACGGGTGAAGCTCTGCGCTTCTACACCGTTCGCTCGTGGGCTGCCGACTGGCTGTCATCCAAGACAACAGGCACCAAGGAGGCGACCGGACGGCGCTACAAGACGAGTATCGACGCCTTCCTCTCCTTCATCGCCACCAAAGCAGACGGAAGGCTGGAAGGACTCACCAAGGCCGACGTGCGAGGGTTCCGCGACTCGCTGCGCACTGGCCGGTCAGCCGCTACGGTGAACTTCTACATGGCCGACGTTTCCGGCATGCTTCGCGCCGCCGTTCGGGAAGGTCTCTTGCTCGCTTCGCCTGCCGCTGCGCTGGGCAAGCTTCCAGAGGACGACTCTCTGGAGAGGGAGACCTTCACCATCGCCGAGGTAGGGAGGCTTGTGGAGGCCGCAGGGGGCCAGGAATGGCAAGACAAGGTCTACAGCCGAAGCCGCGACATGGAAAAGGCAGCGGCACGCTCCCGCGACTGGCAGGGTCTCATCCTCGCGGGTTTCTACACAGGGGCGCGCCTTGGCGATTGCGCCGGGCTCACGTGGTCGAACGTGGATCTCGCGAGCGGCGTTCTTTCCTTCATGCCCGCGAAGACATCGCGGAAGAAAAAGAAGCTTCAAATCCCCCTGCACCCCCGGCTCAAGACCTACCTGCTAGAGATCAAGCCAGAGATCGCGAAGGGGCCCGTCTTCCCGTGCCTTCACTCGCGATCCGTCGCGGGCAAAACGGGTCTCTCCGGCCACTTCGGGGCAATTGCCGAAGCGGCAGGCGTTGACCGTCGCACCGTCCGGGAAGCCACCAAGGACAAGAAGGGCAAGGTGGTTCAGCGGTCAGTGCAGGCACGAACCTTCCACAGCCTCCGCCACTCACTCACGAGTCAGCTAGCAAACGCGGACGTGCCGGAGGAGATCCGCATGCGCATCACCGGCCACAAGTCCAAGGAGACGCATCAGGGCTATACCGCGATTGAGCGGCAAACGCTGGCGCGGGCAGTGGAGAAGCTCCCTACAATCTAG
- a CDS encoding M4 family metallopeptidase: MKKKQDISKCSPGLTQYSCHFESAEGAKVAASISAMSRRMVAGTEAHADPLEALDAESAARIHLDKMLASEKLPGLSIEEAAGRQVDFKSLGTQAIPFTRTTIVKFRQFVDLVPVFGSFIAIEVDEKNRLIAVDSSYTQPRELPGPIAKTAPADAVEKVRAAAKAKRGANLERPRLFYYFDSSKGKWQLAYIVENAPAPIDDRKPGKKPKGHPEPVVIRRSDYVIDAQTGKVIHTIARNFGVARSGKFPDDLGNARQIQYNKPGQAARFTLIDEKRKLRTHDCRFGDVDEDPGPLPGPLMTTTSNPVKWKPAAVSAHANAGVVVDFLRNTLRRDGVDDRGGELVSSINCISSSEPIDDDPQGYYNAFWNSVQMAYGQIIATVNGQQVRRSLACALDIVGHEIFHGVTEWTSDLVYERQSGALNESYSDIFGVMINNLAAGKWASPDRAKDWQWLIGRDVDPGSTAFRSMSRPKDDPDVAPADRQPNHFRDYRNLRIKNDQGGVHLFSGIPNYCAYLILTATDGAKRQHFTADEAAQLFYITLTARLNRSAGFSANRDALLNSARSLFRGDADGGKTRVAVIAKACSAVGI; encoded by the coding sequence ATGAAGAAGAAACAAGATATTTCCAAGTGCAGTCCCGGACTCACCCAATACTCCTGCCACTTCGAATCCGCCGAGGGCGCCAAGGTCGCCGCATCCATCAGTGCCATGAGTCGCCGGATGGTTGCCGGGACAGAGGCGCATGCCGATCCCCTGGAGGCGCTCGACGCCGAATCGGCTGCCAGGATCCACTTGGACAAGATGCTCGCCAGCGAGAAGTTGCCAGGACTCAGCATCGAGGAAGCCGCTGGCAGGCAGGTTGATTTCAAGTCCCTGGGCACCCAGGCGATCCCGTTCACGCGGACCACCATCGTGAAATTCCGCCAGTTCGTCGATCTCGTGCCAGTCTTCGGATCCTTCATCGCGATTGAAGTGGATGAGAAGAACCGGCTGATCGCGGTGGACTCATCCTATACCCAGCCCCGCGAATTGCCCGGGCCGATCGCGAAGACCGCGCCTGCCGATGCGGTCGAGAAGGTGCGGGCGGCAGCCAAGGCAAAGCGCGGCGCCAATCTCGAGCGCCCGCGCCTCTTCTACTATTTCGATAGTAGCAAGGGAAAGTGGCAGCTCGCCTACATCGTGGAAAACGCGCCCGCCCCCATCGACGACCGCAAGCCGGGGAAAAAACCGAAAGGCCACCCGGAACCCGTGGTTATCCGGCGCTCCGACTACGTGATCGATGCGCAGACCGGCAAGGTGATCCACACGATCGCCCGCAACTTCGGCGTCGCCCGCTCGGGGAAATTCCCGGACGACCTGGGAAACGCACGCCAGATCCAATACAACAAACCGGGCCAGGCAGCGAGGTTCACCCTGATCGATGAAAAGCGCAAGCTGCGGACCCACGACTGCAGGTTCGGTGATGTGGACGAGGACCCGGGACCGCTCCCCGGCCCCCTCATGACCACCACCTCGAATCCCGTGAAGTGGAAACCCGCGGCCGTCAGCGCGCACGCCAACGCGGGCGTGGTTGTGGATTTCCTCCGGAATACCTTGCGGCGGGATGGTGTCGATGACCGCGGCGGCGAGCTCGTCTCATCGATCAACTGCATCTCCTCAAGCGAGCCGATCGATGATGATCCGCAGGGCTACTACAATGCCTTCTGGAACAGCGTGCAGATGGCCTACGGACAGATCATAGCCACGGTAAATGGACAGCAGGTCCGGCGCTCGCTGGCCTGCGCCCTCGATATCGTCGGCCACGAGATTTTTCACGGCGTGACGGAGTGGACTTCCGACCTCGTCTACGAAAGGCAATCCGGGGCGCTCAATGAATCCTACTCGGATATCTTCGGCGTGATGATCAACAACCTCGCCGCCGGAAAGTGGGCCAGCCCGGATCGCGCGAAGGATTGGCAATGGCTGATCGGCCGCGATGTCGATCCCGGCTCCACCGCTTTCCGCAGCATGAGCCGCCCGAAGGACGATCCGGACGTGGCCCCCGCCGACCGGCAGCCGAACCATTTCCGCGACTACCGGAACCTGCGGATCAAGAATGACCAGGGCGGGGTACATTTGTTCAGCGGCATCCCGAACTACTGCGCCTACCTGATCCTGACGGCGACCGATGGCGCCAAGCGGCAGCACTTCACTGCGGACGAGGCCGCGCAGCTGTTCTACATCACGCTCACCGCGCGTCTCAACCGCAGCGCGGGGTTCAGTGCCAACCGTGACGCGCTGCTGAATTCCGCCCGCTCGTTGTTCCGCGGGGATGCCGACGGCGGGAAGACACGGGTGGCGGTGATTGCCAAGGCATGCAGCGCGGTCGGAATCTGA